Genomic DNA from Schistocerca americana isolate TAMUIC-IGC-003095 chromosome 6, iqSchAmer2.1, whole genome shotgun sequence:
CCTTGTCTTACACAATTTCACACGTACGCGAACTACTTGCCCAATAAAAGGTGCGAACATGACAACTAAAGGGGCGGGTGTAGCttttctcagtgtgtgtgtgtgtgtatgtgtgtgagtgaggtGGCACTTCAGCACTGAAGGAGcagagaaatggggctggaatgaCGTGACAGTGTACTCGTTGATATgcatacagtaacagaaaaatgcgGTGGGAATGTAGTTTCGTATTTCTCGCTTAGTTTATTATTTAgtataaaaaataaggaaaaatgcaTCAGAAACACTTCTTGAGTGTTGACGAATTCAGTCTCACATTTGTTTCGTCTTAAAAAGGGGAGTAACTCTCTGGTAAAAACACCGTAGGCATTAAGATATAAGCGAAACAAATAGGTCACAGTCTCAATGAATGTATTTTGATACCAGGCGTGTATTGTCCCGAGACGATACGTATGTATCCAGCATTGAGAGGCGTTAGGAAAGcgtgttggcctgatatatttttaatgaagaaACATATCTTCAAGTACGGCTTTCCACATCGAGAATTTTCGCtagtgaagaagcaatgacagcacCAGCTCCAGACCCTTGGCCTTGCTGGACTAACAGACCCTGCAGCAGCTCCTCCGCTGTGTCTTCATCTAGTGGAATTAGCTCCCCTAGTTCCTCTAATACCTGCCTCCCCTTGGAAGACTCAACTTCTTTGTCGTCGTTGATTACAGTTCTCGTTGGAGAAATAACAGTCTCTGGCGTCGTCCACTGTTCCTGTTGCATAGTCAGCTGACTGTCAGGACCAATGGGCGCTGGTTCAATTTCAGTTGTAACTTCACTTTCTGGTTTGGCACTGTTATACCGCAGGAGCTGTTCATCGTGTCCGTCGGAATCGTCGTAAGTGGTAGCATTCTCTGTCGCAGCAGACGCATCATCGGTAGTGACACCAGGGTGTTCTTCAGGAACTTCTAGAAGCTGACGTTTATTTCTATGCGAACGGATTGTTTCTGTCTGGGGTTTCTCTTTCGATGATATGGTCCCAGAACGACGTAACGGAATTTCTATGAGTGATGTAGTTCCTGACTGTGTTGCATATCCAGGTAATGTACCAAACTGCCGTGACATCTCACGATTTTCTCGCAATATGGCCTCAATTTCTTGGACAGTCGCCTCTGCCATCACATTTTCAGGAGCAGCGGCTGCTTTTAATCCAGATGAACGCCATtggtaacctggtaaattttggagcTGCTTCGACATTTGACGATTTTGTTTCAAGATTGCTTCGATTTCGCGAGTGGTAGCCTCTACTGCGCTGTGCACCCGCCTAAATGTCTTCATGCCTTTCAGTCTCCGCTTCCGGTAGATATCAGCTCTAGATGTTATGCTGGTGACTTTCTTGGGATTTGCTTTACCACTTCGCTGCAGAACTTTGGGCTGTGTTGCGACTCGAGGCACATCGTCTTGGTCCGAAGTGGTTGCGGATGGAGGCTTAAGTTCGTCGCTGATATCATCAGCAGCTCGCTTCTTGCGCCGAGCTCTCGCTGGCTTAGATGGCCCAGTGTCATCGAAGACGTCGTTGACGTATTCTGTGGACGACCGCGGCGTTCTTCTGAGTGTATCATCCTGCCCCGTTCCGATGGTGTTTGACTCGTAAGAAGATGCCACACTGTAGACCTCGTCATCGACTGCACGGCCAGATCTGTCAGTCTCCATGTCCTGCTCCTGCTGGATGTCGTTGGAGTTCTGGATTGGAATTCCGTGGTAGCTGTGCTGGTGCTTATTGGCGGCGCCGTACGTCTTCACTTTGGAGTGGCCCTGGATTATGAGGTACATGGGCCCCCGGAGTGGTTCCGCCGGTTGCTTGTAATGGGAAAACAGAGGGTCAGTGGTCAAGGAGGCCACGGTCGTAGCCACGGGGGTGGCACACGTGGTGACGGTCGTGGTGGGAGTGGCAGGTGGCGTCGTTACGGTGAAGGCGTCGGACTGGGGAGCGACGGCGGTGACCGGCGTCGCCTCGTCGCGCAGCAGGCTCTGCAGCAGCGAGGAGAGGTCCACGGCGTCGTGGGCGGCGGGGGGCCGCGTGGGggcggcggcggtgggcggcgccgcGGCGACCGTCGCCAGCTGCGTCTTGCCCTCCTTCCAGTCGAGCGCCTGCTGCAGCGGCTGCGTCGTCGACGCGTGGTACACGAGGTTGGCGTGCTGCAGCGACACCGACGTCTGGCCCTGCGTCGGCCGCGCCAGCGCCGAGGCcgtcgggggcggcgggggcggcggcatcAGCATGGTGTACGGCGGCCGCATCGGCGGCGCCGACGGCTTGTGGTAGAAGGGCGACGGGTAGTACGAGGCCGGCAGCGAAGAGTAGTGGTGGTTCGAGCCGAACTTGGACGCGTCTACGATCTTGAGGAACTGATCGAAGACGTCGCGCCGGGATTCCAGCTGAGCCTGTGACGACTGCGGGGCGGTCGGTGGAGCCGCATCGGCAGTGGTGGCGAcgggcggcggcagcggcgtggGCTGGCGAGGTCGCAACACCGGCACCTGCAGCAGGAAGTCATCGATGTGTCAGAGGGGATGACACTGGTGTCCTCAGCAAAACAGAGGATAAACCGCGGAATGACGAAACTAATTAAGAGTTGTAGAAATCTGATTAGCGATAGACTAACATAAAAATTGGTAACAAAgatgtaggtgaagttaaggaattctactaccttggatGCAAAATAACACATGGCGGACGAAggcaaggtggacataaaaagcagataagcgcaggcaaagagggcattccattCCACAAGAATTCTGAATGTGtcaatatggttcaaattgctctgagcactatgcgacttaacagctgaggtcatcagtcccctataactcagaactacttaaacctaactaacctaaggacatcacacacatccatgcccgaggcaggattcgaacctgcgacagtagcggtcgcgtggttccagactgtagcgcctagaaccgctcggccaccccggccggctgactatGTCAAGCCTAGACTTTtatttaagggggtaggacgtcaaacgggccgacttggagcaggagagtcacgacaggacattttaatttctactgtctatacttttacaaataaattcataaaactttgtcaccatgaccagaaaggattgaggactcacactcatcacagtggaagttcaaaaacgtagcaaaatacctttttttacatgtgaaatttcatcattatttcacttattactggctgcacttgttgctataggtacacttttcttcgtaagtaagacagattcttcgatgaatttttcatagcgcacaaacagtagttacatctgtatgaaactttagaattttccaaatctattaaaaaactgtggaagaaattgagataattaactgtaaaacttgaattttttctaaatatgatgtttaaaatgtaacagttcattcattttttcataaattaaataacttatagagcttcatacacctgtaactatggtttttatgctgtgcaaaagtaatcgaagaatctctcttacttgggaagaaaagtgtacctatagcaacaaatgcagtaagtgaaaaaatgatgaaatttcacatgtaaaaaaaatgtgttttgttacatttttgagcttccactgctatgagtatgaatcctgaatccttcctggtcatgctgttaaagttttaagaatttatatgtaaaattatagacagtgtaaattaaaatgtcctgtggtgtctctcctgctccaagtcggcccgtttgacatcctaccccctttAACGAAGAAATTTGGAGTACAGCGttttatggtagtgaatcatggacaatcgaaaaaccggaacagaagagaatcgtatcATTTGAAAgatgaaggatgctgaaaattaggtgggctgataatcAGTGAGGTGCCTCTTCGATTAATCGGTGAAGACAGGAACGTGCGGAAAGCAACGGTAaaattgaaatgagcgtttggcgtcaatgagCGGGAGGCGCCTTACGGGGAAGGTCCGGCCGCCTTCGTGCACGTCTTATTACATTACACGACACACTGGCGACCTGCACgtaggatggggatgaaatgatcaggaagacagcacaacacccagtccttgagcggagaatatccctgacccagacgggaatcgaacacgggcccgtaAGACgggaatccgtcacgctgaccactcagctatcggggcggatggAAAGCAACGgtgagaagaagggagaggatgtatCTTAAGACATTAGGGAACAACTTCTATGGTGCAAGAGGGAgcagcagagggtaaaaactgtcggGGAAGACAGAGGCCGGAATACATCCAACACATAACtgaggcatcaaaccagtcagaaggaaGATGACTCAAAATAGAGTCCCTACCTTGAGGCTTACACCTCGCCGTAGAGTTATTTACGTAACTCTTTTGTTTACTTAACCTGATATTTATTCCCTTCATCTGACAAAATTATGGTTATCAGTCCCTGTCTTGCATCTGTCCTGGTATTGCacatattttgcattttatttattacGATAAACGTGTAATAAGTTACACCTAAAAACACACAACGTTCTAAGTCTAAAACATGATTGCTTGACACTTCATACAATGACCAGCTTGTTGGTTTCTTTTTACAGGTGCAGTAAGAGAAAACAGTAGAGTTCACATTCGTTCATGAAAAGTACAACAATAACGACAGGTTACAAGAAGGTAGTTTTAGTGCTGTGACTGATTGTGAAATGATAAGAGAAAGAATTGACATTATGAGACGGGAGCATTAGTGCCTGACAGAAGGAAACTGTCAGTATACGTTAATATTTGGGTGAAAGTTTGAAGGTGACAGAAGGGAGtgctttagtttcttcttaaaagcAACAGGGCACAGCATTGTCCGGATAAGTGAAGGTtaatttgttccagaggcggatagTGCCACATCGATGAAGTTTGTGAATTTGTTTGTTTTGTGAATGAGCCCAGTAGGATATTAGATAAGTGAGACTACATGTTTCTGTTATGATGAGATGACTAGTATTTAACCTCTGTTGTGAGGTACTGGGGTGCATGGGTACTGAGAAAACGATGAAGAAGTCGTAGCATATGGCAGCCACGTAATTTGTCTCGGCGCAACCAATTTTAACTGAGCCAATGAAGAACTGACATTGTAAAACAGACGAGTGATGCAGGTATAATGCATACATGCATTCATGGTTACTTACAGCCTTCAAATATTTTCTCTATTAAGTGTTGCGTTGCGTTACATCGTAGTAGTGGAGTTTCGATGCAATGTCTAACTTCACAAATTCACGTTTCGCATCTGTGGAAATACACTGAAGTACAAAAAATCGCATcacgaaaaaataaacaaaaattaggagtaggtattaaaatccatggagaagaaataaaaactttgaggttcgccgatgacattgtaattctatcagagacagcaaaggacctggaagagcagctgaacggaatggacagtgccttgaaaggaggaacatcaacaaaagcaaaacgaggataatggaatgtagtcgaattaagtcgggtgatgctgagggaattagattaggaaatcagacacttaaagtagtaaaggagttttgctatttggggagcaaaataactgatgatggtcgaagtagagaggatataaaatgtagactggcaatggcaaggaaagcgtttcttaagaagagaaatttgttaacatcaagtgtagatttaagtgtcaggaagtcgtttctgaaattatttgtatggagtgtagccatgtatggaagtgaaacatggacgataaatagtctggagaagaagagaatagaagctttcgaaatgtggtgctacagaagaatgctgaagcttagatgggtagatcatataactaatgaggaggtattgaatagaattggggagaagaggagtttgtggcacaacttgacatgaagaagggaccggttggtaggacatgttctgaggcttcgagggatcacaaatttagcattggagggcagcgtggaggataaaatcgtagagggagaccaagagatgaatacactaagcagattcagaaggatgtaggttgcagtaggtactgggagatgaagaagcttgcacaggatagagtagcatggagagctgcatcaaaccagtctcaggactgaagatcacaacaacaacaattaaatttagaaaaaacatttttgtaggtaacatatttaagtgattaacattgcaagattacagttTGATGTTAGCGCGAGAtacccattgcaaatgtgatatgcaagtacattaataaccgatgtagtcaccaaaatgttgaatgcaagcatgcaaacgtgcttcaTTGTGTTACACAAGTGTCGgacatcagtttgtgggatggctttctatgcctgttgcactagtGACATCGATACacgggcggttaatgctgtttgtggatgacgctggagatgtcgttggatgatgtgccatatgtggtcgattggagacagatctggtgatcgagtaaaCCAACACTCTGTAGgccttgttgggttacaacatcggTATGTAGGTCAACCTTTTgccgttcatgaacggcagcacaacaggtcgaatcaccagattgatgtataAGTTTGCAGTCAGATTTCGTGGGATAACcaccagagtgctcctgctgtcatacgaaattgcactgcagaccataactccaggtgtgggtccagtgtgtctgacatgcagacaggttggttccaggccctcagcttgccttcttctaaccaacacacgtcaccgaagcagagccagctttcatcagaaaaccctgccctccagtgagttcTCGGTTGACactactaaagtcgcaaatggagatggtttggggtgagtggaattcacgctacagggcatctggctcggagctgtccttgagtaACCGATTTACAACAGTTCGTTCCGTCActatagtgccaactgctgctcagattgctgctgctgatgcagtgcTAAGTGCCAAAGCAATACGCCGAACTCGATGGTCTTCATTCTCTACAGtgctacgtggccgtccggagctcggTCTTGTTGCCACTGTacgttcttgtgaccaccgctgacagcagtcatctacagtggctacattcctgtcaaatctttctgcagtatagcagaaggaacatccagcttctcgtagccctattataagacctcgttcaaattcagtgaggttttgataatggcttctttgtcgccttaaaagcattctagactaaaatcaactcaccacgtccaatctcgaaggtgATCAACGACCACTgccgttagagcgtgtatttaaagcaaacctgatttacatcttcGCAGTGGCGCTACTGGCGCCTCTCTTACGCAAATGTTGAGAAagatgaatagacgtcatctttcatatgtagaaacgcgcctaccaactttcatataTGTTGCTCATCTTGTTCtttgtgttgagatttttttttccgtcactgtatgcaTAGAGGCAGGCCAAAATCTTCCTGTGGCGACAGTATTTTCTGCACAGTTGGGATACTCGGGCAAAGTTACACACAAGTTCTTCGCGGTTTTTTAATAATGTATTGGAATATCGTCGAGTGGAATAGGAGGCCATTGTCTGCGGGGTtcagaacttattaatttctgatactaAAAATACTTGGGACATCTTTGCACTGTAAGTTCCAGGTCTTGCGCCCACCTTACCACTGGAGACAGAACATCATTCCTCTGAACCATTGTACCATTGACGTCTTCAAGTCTATCATTAAACTAAAGCACGTAGAAGTTACTTGTGCAGGCGGACGGTCCCGAGGAGATGCCACTGATATTACGTTAATTTGTATTTCCCTTAATGAtgcattacacaaaatgtttgtaGTGTTGTAATACTTTGTAAGGAGATGTTACATGACTTAGGTGTAATTACTTTTCTTTCGTGTAATGCTGCTACTCACAGCACTTATTATTTACACATTTTTTCGGTTCTGTATTAATCTTACATTGACTCTGAGAGGCTGCTATTTTTCTCGTTCCTCATAATCTTGTTCAGGtgatttgtaattttactgtacaAATTTTTTATATCTAGAGTCAATActttatttaacatgttataataaCTTTTAACCTGAATGAATGAAGAAGTTTTAGTTATATCTTACAAGGAGTCTTTGAGGGCGAGGTCGCAAGCTCAATCTTTAGTAAGACTCACTTGAAAgttttgtgttaacagttatgacaagaaaaacattagctgctaatgactcactctCTGCATCAGGAGGACGACAGAAAATAAGTGTCCGGGAGCCGCAGAGATCATAAttctgtgggatgtatgtattataCGTCATAGAATGAACATCGTCGATATTCATGAAAACATTCTACGTATCGAACCAGTAAGAAcactgtggaaaaaaaaagaaaaatggccaTTTCTCACAGCGCCACATGCAGCTGCTTCTGTTCCGTGAGCCAAGCAACACATGAAGTGGACCACTGCTCTCTGGAGGCGTTTGGTGTGGTTCGAAGATTCTCCATTTTGCCTCTTTTGAAGTAATGCACACTGTCAGTGGATCGACGGTACAACGTGGTGTTTTACCTGCAGTGTGTGGAAGGTGTAGTTGATATCCGGCtggttctgtgatattttggagcTAAATTTACTGTGAACTTTGAACCAGGATGTCAATGTTCACATTTATGGTAGCAAAGAGTTGCCCTTCCTCTGATGCCTCCgttatgagtatgctgtggacactcgcGTCTTACAATAGTTCAACAGCTTCGTTCACAGGGATGCATGTATACGTTCACTGCTTGAGGAACATTCAAGCACCCTATCGTACTTCGACTTGACGGCTAAATCATCCGATCTTAGCGCCACAGAATATCTGGGACTGTCTGCAACAGTTAGAGAAGCGTAGCACTCAGCGTCCAACAAATTCGTACCTGTACTGGACGTAATCTTCAATGAATGCCTTCAGCTGGTAGTGGCATACCTGAAAGAAACGACCCTTTAAGGTTATGGGCGGTGTTATATGGTATTAGCGTGAAGTCTCCTGGGCGTGAGACACTATTTGTCCGGATGGTTAGGTAGCATTGCCACGCCTGGTAATCAGTATAGAATTATAAGATTGGTTCCCAGCTTCGCAACGTGAGAACCCTGTTCCCTTCTTAGCAATAAATTGTATTTTCGCACCCTCTCTTCTTTAAAGGATAGTACTCCCGCGTGTAAAAGAGCTTCAGACATCTGATTgctttataaatgagttaatgtgttaaatatttggcatTTAGCATGTTAAAACTTCATATCTGAAGGCGAAAAATTaaagttatgttggttgtattACTTTCGGATTACTCATGAACAAACTAAAGAAAAAGTCAAAAACACAATTGGAAATTTATCAAGTGATAAACTGTGTTCGTTTCTCCTTTTGCGAGACTATGAGCAAGAAAAGGTctataaaatgtttgaaattatgttttaacTTTGTTGTACAGGGGATggtcaaaataatgtgaacagtggtagtaattggATGTTTGAGTTTGATGGTCAACAACGCAGGGGAGACACGTGTCGCGCttgactgtgcgtgttcagtacggactaggcatcagtgcaggttgtttacgactaGTGCACGCTTCGTATTTGCTTAAGAGGCCCAGGTTGACGTGCAATGAGAGATCTAACAGAgtcccaaagagggcagattgtgggggcccgattagccgGAGCATCAGTAACGAAGAcaaccaacttattgaatgtttcaacagtcatgacagcctacacgaaacatggaaagacatcatcgtgtaaacgtaatagtggtgcaaatcaaaactaaatgacagagatcgtcataCGTTAACACGAATTGCATCAAAACaccacaaaactacggcggctacagtgactgcagagctcaacagccatcttcgagaccccgtatctatcgacactgtccgccgagaactccataaagtgaatattcatggacgaactgctataccgaaaccattagtgacgaaaaccaacgcaaagaagcgtaaaacgagGTGTCAGGAGCATAATAAATCCTGAACTGGAAACACGTCATACGGTCCGAGTCAACGTTTTCGCCATCTCCAACATCggaccgggtttacgtctggagaacgccaaaagaagcctacagtcctgattgcttgattccagcggttaagcatggaggtggaagtgttatgGGGTGGGGAGCCATATCATGGTTTTCTGCTGGTTCCATCAATACTCTCAAAGACTGTATTACAGCTAACGAttacgtgaacattttaggtgatcaggtgcaccccatgattcaaatgttgttcaccaacaatgatgccatatttcaggataaTAATGCACACATTGACAAAGCCAGGACAGGAAAATACAACTGAGCAGCAGCGTCTTTTCTGGGCAGCgcagtccccagacttgaacattaccgaacccttgtgggcggtattggagcgcagactcctgaGCAGATTTCCGTCTCCCTCATCACTTCAGGA
This window encodes:
- the LOC124619992 gene encoding uncharacterized protein LOC124619992, whose amino-acid sequence is MTRRRAHVYRCRWTLLAFFLLQTKGSYGRGVFSPRVDYDEWTPLGRGDPLKNDPTYDYVPPVLDRVHYWLEPASRTPDPPLATTPQPEVPVLRPRQPTPLPPPVATTADAAPPTAPQSSQAQLESRRDVFDQFLKIVDASKFGSNHHYSSLPASYYPSPFYHKPSAPPMRPPYTMLMPPPPPPPTASALARPTQGQTSVSLQHANLVYHASTTQPLQQALDWKEGKTQLATVAAAPPTAAAPTRPPAAHDAVDLSSLLQSLLRDEATPVTAVAPQSDAFTVTTPPATPTTTVTTCATPVATTVASLTTDPLFSHYKQPAEPLRGPMYLIIQGHSKVKTYGAANKHQHSYHGIPIQNSNDIQQEQDMETDRSGRAVDDEVYSVASSYESNTIGTGQDDTLRRTPRSSTEYVNDVFDDTGPSKPARARRKKRAADDISDELKPPSATTSDQDDVPRVATQPKVLQRSGKANPKKVTSITSRADIYRKRRLKGMKTFRRVHSAVEATTREIEAILKQNRQMSKQLQNLPGYQWRSSGLKAAAAPENVMAEATVQEIEAILRENREMSRQFGTLPGYATQSGTTSLIEIPLRRSGTISSKEKPQTETIRSHRNKRQLLEVPEEHPGVTTDDASAATENATTYDDSDGHDEQLLRYNSAKPESEVTTEIEPAPIGPDSQLTMQQEQWTTPETVISPTRTVINDDKEVESSKGRQVLEELGELIPLDEDTAEELLQGLLVQQGQGSGAGAVIASSLAKILDVESRT